Proteins from a single region of bacterium:
- a CDS encoding response regulator transcription factor, translating to MKTEKPIRILIADDHPIVREGLSAVIKAQTDMTVVAEASNGQETILRFREHRPDVALLDLRMPGLDAIGATAEIRKQFPNARIIVLTSYSGDELIHRALQAGARSYLLKTVSTNVLLDTIRAVHSGQWRIPEDVAATLAERIPMTELTPREMEVLKLIVKGLSNKEIAATLHTTEGTVKGYVNTILTKMGVSDRTQAATTALKRGIIQQD from the coding sequence ATGAAAACGGAAAAGCCGATACGCATTTTAATTGCCGATGACCATCCGATTGTGCGGGAAGGACTTTCAGCAGTGATCAAGGCTCAAACCGATATGACGGTCGTTGCCGAAGCAAGCAATGGTCAGGAAACAATCCTGCGGTTCCGTGAACATAGACCCGATGTCGCTTTGCTGGATCTGAGGATGCCGGGACTCGATGCAATCGGTGCAACGGCAGAAATTCGAAAGCAATTTCCAAACGCACGCATTATCGTCCTTACATCCTATAGCGGAGACGAACTAATCCATCGGGCTTTACAAGCGGGCGCGCGCTCTTACCTTTTAAAAACCGTTTCTACAAACGTATTGCTGGATACAATTCGTGCGGTTCATTCCGGACAATGGCGCATTCCCGAAGATGTTGCGGCGACTCTGGCAGAAAGAATTCCGATGACAGAACTGACACCCAGGGAAATGGAGGTGCTGAAACTGATTGTGAAAGGTTTGAGCAATAAAGAAATTGCTGCTACGCTTCACACCACCGAAGGCACCGTCAAAGGTTATGTGAACACGATTCTTACAAAAATGGGTGTCAGTGACCGTACGCAGGCTGCAACGACAGCGCTGAAGCGCGGCATCATTCAACAGGATTGA